A single genomic interval of Nocardia bhagyanarayanae harbors:
- a CDS encoding type I polyketide synthase, producing MLNTFVDTLFAQVENRPAELVYRFLDSGDVDGVVREMDYADLGLRARAIAAALRDSAPERALLLYPAGPEFAEAFFGCLAAGVVAVPAPLPEWENRSLRRLRRMVAHADVGVVLAPSRVVAESAALCAEVPELAGVRWLATDEVPGDLASSWREPDLGPDSVAFIQYTSGSTSTPRGVLLTHRNLLHNQDAIAAGLGHDRALVESWDGALFASWLPMYHDMGLIAPLLHTVYLGANSVLMSPLHFLQRPERWLQAISDYRAHTSGGPNFAYELCTRRIAPEQIDRLDLSHWRVAFNGSEPVRAATVRRFTETFGRAGFRAESHQPVYGLAEATLIVTAPPVTAPPTFLDAPGRDVVGNRARGAELVGVGGAAEGMSIVVVDPETGIERGAGSEGEIWVAGNSVATGYFRDEQATAEIFGATLPGDDRRFLRTGDLGFLSGAELFVTGRHKDLLIVDGRNHYPQDIEQTVEAAHHGVRAGCVAAFSVDVGADGEQPVVVAEVRGEELGELVEIEGAVRAAVATDHGLTLAAVLLIRPGAIFKTSSGKIQRSACRAAYLSGELLALSAGPVRSPEDELDDYETDSASVETAEPSGSEPSAAAIRSWLVTAIARQAALDPERIDVHRPMVEFGLGSADLVEMVVDLSDFVGRFLDTNLLFDHPTIDGVATALAPTEADEPEASGAEIADSARDDEADDDSIAILAMSCRFPGAADSPEALWRLLDSNRDALTEVPAGRWDIEGLYDPDTSATGKAYTFRGGYVDGIDRFDAAFFGIGPREAAVMDPQQRMMLQLSWEAIERSGRDPRTLHGSATGVYLGVYSTGYLADPAPEQLNGQVGTGLSPSVASGRIAYTLGLHGPAVTLDTACSSSIVAVHLAMQALRAGECDLALAGGATLLMSPTAHIELCRLGVLSPTGRCAPFSADADGTVWAEGAGLLLLKRLGDARRDGDKVLAVIRGSAVNQDGRSQGLSAPNGAAQEQVLRSALRVSGLAPHDIDYVEAHGTGTALGDPIEARALARVFGPGRDPRRPLGIGSLKSNVGHTQAAAGVGSIVKLVLALQHERIPATLGVSEPSPQIDWERSGLAVRSQPMPWPKGDRPRRAGVSAFGLSGTNAHLILEEAPHEPTASDPTVEDPSVLLLPISARSRDSLHGQARRLLDLVVADPRLRPGPVSRALALQRTQFERRAVVVASDRDEMVGALRDLVDGRSSANAVVGAGPVLTNAKTAFVFPGQGMQWVGMARDMLASSAEFRAEFEQCDKAFGAQIGWSLVDRLATMTDADLADFPVVQPLLFATMAALAATWRAAGVIPDAVIGHSQGEIAAAYCAGVIELGDAARIVLTRSRLMQAITEPGAMAMIGLPEAEVSERLARFHGRVSVAAVNVRRSTIVAGEQAAVAELLAEMERAGIYTRLGATGPGFAGHCRLIESIRDPLLAELADMVADSPVTQWYSTVSGEPMADEPIEPGYWYRNARETVRFAATIERMIADGFRYFVELGVHPSLTAAVKTVSEELAREVVAVGSLVRDQDGPTCLARAQAELYVAGHDLDWTRLVPEHGRVDLPTYAFDERRFWTDSASRNTAALGLADVAHPVLGTAVPQPDSGGVTLTGRLSRRQHPWVTDHAGPNAVLLPGAALVDLAIRAGDEVDAPVLRELVLRAPLLVPERGSAQIQTVVGGPDAEDRTTVRVYARDEQDPDAQWILHAEGALAEEFEPSPPQADSSVWPPAGAVRVDVGVLYAKLFARGHHYGPLFRAMRAAWRRDDEIFVEVELPESAHGDAAKFGIHPALLDAALHATALFAADGANALLPFVWTDVTLWASGATALRVRLTRSGSDGVTMSATDRTGQPVISVGSVLSRPVAAAQWEAASLGPAYRRLFRMEWSRVPLPAPNRTITVSEWNLGDPEVADAIVLPVPEGDSPSEVHDTARRTLAALQKMLADNRFERSTAVVRTRRAVALPGADSPDPAGAVVWGLVRSAQSENPGRIVLLDTADSEVDLAALLATGEQQLAVREGVAFVPRLARLEARRAPEGRVTLGEGAVLITGAPGRLGSALARHLADAYDARDLVLVSRRGVDGPGGAELRDDLESRGVRVRFARCDITDRSALARLLDGMPLAGVVHAATVLDDSTLGALTPDRLAAVLRPKVDAAQHLHELTADRNLSMFVLFSAAGGLFGTPGQANYAAANAYLDALALRRRSLGLPAQSLAWGAWEVDMHDHMAQADIRRIARAGIRAFSVPEGMACFDAALRLGDPMLVPLLLDTEVLRRASAVPPLLRGLVRRAPRRAAADRASVDAAAGSRFAEQLRALPRAEATTLAIAAVTEWTGDVLGHTDAETVAPGQSFQSLGLDSLMAVELRNKVREHTGIAVPLGSILAERSLADLAGYLVEEVLRQADSAGTDSVAEVPEVEVLPVTRDMMRLLRTEQLGIPSAAQTGGVAVRLAAPVTRPGLEQALARLARRHAALRTTIRPSAEHGRQLAVHREPGELAAWRDLDRLDDAVIERCFRELMARPFDLETGPLWRFELLNAETGEQAVVFGAHHSMSDVQSMLLVAGELAAELSGVELGDTVTNRDMHQLLAAQSSGRAEADPAIARWRDAFSGSRRLELTFAHPRPARRSYGAESIALDMPARLHDRVADRARDLGITPAAVFLGALTIALARRQQVDRFALAVPVDTRMHADATDAVGYFGVPVPFPAAAAAGELVTDVLRRTGERLRNLLAPGAGFAEVLAALAAEGLHRDNAPMIEVYFNYLRANSAVAPAAVVPVSTGYSDLDLMVAVLPDTGQVWFTYNSDIIDARTCAEFGRDYLETVAAVVADPGAAARPETAGPHSDSGIRAAVGATFALGRLPELVTAASDATAITIVEAPYHHVLSCLRDPSGVFAQPSTDVGIMLLRAADLERFGEISDDLLAELAAEYPAAVLDVVERTRRPIIVGILPSAGSAERLLEWERSVAGRLRDRPGVAVLEADEWTRYHPVDNPFDDRTEILAHLPFTPEFQAAVALTLVATATAVTEPAPKVIAVDGDDTLWSGTAGEIGSGAVVFDEARQALARRLLEWRSAGTLLALVSNNGEDIVHAILDRPDSPLGRAHFAAVSAGWDGKPERLEQIARTLRLGLDSFCYLDDNPVEVARMRAALPEVLSVTCPPAEELEPFLSRLWPMVPVAATAEDRARADFYRQEGERDSVRATTEFAEFLAGLDLEVDIEPLTDDTLARARQLVRRTNQFTLAEVTTDDLDRWRAEGEVWTATARDRFGDYGLISVLALRAKPDGLRIRGWQLSCRALGRGVEERLLAWVADRADALGRSTVRMSVERTARNEPARRLAARLIGGSADQRLDVSVTPQRLREFRSWDAAARGEDVDR from the coding sequence GTGCTCAACACTTTCGTCGACACACTGTTCGCTCAGGTCGAGAACCGGCCCGCCGAGTTGGTGTATCGGTTCTTGGACAGTGGTGACGTCGACGGTGTCGTCCGCGAGATGGATTACGCGGACTTGGGCCTTCGCGCCAGGGCGATCGCTGCGGCATTGCGGGATTCGGCGCCGGAGCGGGCGCTGTTGCTGTACCCGGCGGGCCCCGAGTTCGCCGAGGCCTTCTTCGGTTGTCTGGCCGCAGGCGTCGTCGCGGTCCCCGCGCCACTGCCCGAATGGGAGAACCGATCGCTGCGCAGACTGCGGCGGATGGTGGCGCACGCGGACGTCGGTGTGGTGCTGGCGCCGAGCCGGGTGGTCGCGGAGTCCGCCGCACTGTGCGCCGAGGTTCCCGAGCTCGCGGGAGTGCGCTGGCTGGCGACCGACGAGGTCCCCGGCGATCTGGCGTCGTCGTGGCGGGAGCCGGATCTCGGCCCGGATTCGGTCGCGTTCATCCAGTACACCTCCGGCTCGACGAGCACGCCGCGCGGCGTGCTGCTCACGCACCGGAACCTGCTGCACAACCAGGACGCCATCGCCGCGGGCCTCGGCCACGACCGCGCGCTGGTCGAGTCGTGGGACGGCGCGCTGTTCGCCAGCTGGCTGCCGATGTACCACGACATGGGACTCATCGCGCCGCTGCTGCACACGGTCTACCTGGGCGCGAATTCGGTGCTGATGTCGCCGCTGCATTTCCTGCAACGACCCGAGCGCTGGCTGCAAGCGATCTCGGACTACCGCGCCCACACCAGCGGCGGCCCCAATTTCGCCTACGAGCTGTGTACCCGCCGGATCGCGCCGGAACAGATCGATCGGCTCGATCTGAGCCACTGGCGGGTGGCGTTCAACGGGTCCGAACCGGTGCGGGCCGCGACGGTTCGGCGGTTCACCGAGACCTTCGGCCGTGCGGGGTTCCGCGCCGAATCACATCAGCCGGTCTACGGTTTGGCCGAAGCGACCCTGATCGTGACCGCGCCGCCCGTTACCGCGCCGCCGACCTTCCTGGATGCGCCGGGACGAGACGTCGTCGGAAACCGTGCTCGTGGCGCGGAGTTGGTCGGTGTCGGCGGTGCGGCCGAGGGAATGTCGATCGTGGTCGTCGATCCCGAGACCGGCATCGAACGCGGCGCCGGGAGCGAAGGCGAGATCTGGGTCGCCGGAAACAGCGTGGCCACTGGTTATTTCCGTGACGAGCAGGCCACCGCCGAGATCTTCGGTGCGACACTGCCCGGTGACGATCGCCGTTTTCTCCGCACCGGTGACCTCGGTTTCCTCTCCGGCGCAGAACTTTTCGTCACCGGCAGGCACAAGGATTTGTTGATCGTCGACGGACGCAATCACTATCCGCAGGACATCGAGCAGACCGTCGAAGCCGCGCACCACGGGGTCCGCGCCGGATGCGTCGCGGCCTTCTCCGTGGACGTCGGGGCGGACGGCGAGCAGCCGGTCGTGGTGGCCGAGGTGCGCGGCGAGGAGCTCGGCGAACTGGTCGAGATCGAGGGCGCGGTGCGCGCCGCGGTGGCGACGGACCACGGCCTCACGCTCGCGGCGGTGCTACTGATCCGGCCCGGCGCCATCTTCAAGACCAGCAGCGGGAAGATCCAGCGTTCGGCCTGCCGGGCGGCGTATCTGTCCGGCGAGCTGCTCGCGCTGTCGGCGGGGCCGGTGCGCTCGCCCGAAGACGAGCTGGACGACTACGAAACCGATTCGGCGAGCGTGGAAACCGCGGAGCCGTCCGGCTCGGAGCCGTCCGCGGCCGCGATCCGATCCTGGCTGGTGACGGCGATCGCACGGCAAGCGGCGCTGGATCCGGAACGCATCGACGTACACCGGCCGATGGTCGAATTCGGCTTGGGTTCGGCGGATCTGGTCGAGATGGTGGTCGATCTGTCCGATTTCGTCGGGCGCTTCCTCGACACCAATCTGCTGTTCGACCATCCCACCATCGACGGGGTGGCCACCGCGCTGGCGCCGACCGAGGCCGACGAGCCAGAGGCGTCCGGTGCGGAGATCGCGGACTCGGCCCGGGACGACGAGGCCGACGACGACTCGATCGCCATCCTGGCGATGTCCTGCCGCTTCCCCGGCGCGGCCGATTCACCGGAGGCGCTGTGGCGCCTACTGGACAGCAACCGCGACGCGCTGACCGAGGTGCCCGCGGGCCGCTGGGATATCGAGGGCCTGTACGACCCCGACACCTCCGCGACCGGCAAGGCGTACACCTTCCGCGGCGGTTACGTCGACGGCATAGACCGTTTCGACGCCGCGTTCTTCGGCATCGGCCCGCGCGAGGCCGCGGTGATGGACCCGCAGCAGCGAATGATGTTGCAGCTCAGCTGGGAAGCGATCGAGCGTTCGGGTCGAGATCCGCGCACCCTGCACGGCAGCGCGACCGGCGTCTATCTCGGCGTCTACAGCACCGGCTATCTGGCCGATCCCGCGCCGGAACAGCTGAACGGCCAGGTCGGAACCGGGCTGTCGCCGAGTGTCGCGTCCGGCCGGATCGCCTACACGCTCGGATTGCACGGTCCGGCGGTCACTTTGGACACGGCGTGCTCCTCGTCGATCGTAGCGGTGCACCTGGCGATGCAGGCGCTGCGCGCGGGGGAGTGCGACCTCGCCTTGGCGGGCGGCGCGACGCTGCTGATGTCGCCGACCGCTCATATCGAGCTGTGCCGGTTGGGTGTGCTGTCGCCGACGGGCCGGTGCGCGCCGTTCTCGGCCGACGCGGACGGCACGGTGTGGGCCGAGGGCGCCGGTCTGCTGTTGCTGAAGCGCCTCGGCGACGCCCGCCGCGACGGGGACAAGGTTCTCGCGGTCATCCGCGGTTCCGCCGTCAACCAGGACGGCCGCAGCCAGGGACTGAGCGCGCCGAACGGCGCTGCCCAGGAGCAGGTGTTGCGGTCGGCGCTGCGCGTGTCGGGTCTGGCTCCGCACGATATCGACTATGTCGAGGCGCACGGCACCGGCACGGCGCTCGGCGATCCGATCGAGGCGCGTGCGCTTGCCCGGGTGTTCGGGCCCGGTCGTGATCCGCGGCGGCCGCTCGGCATCGGCTCGCTGAAATCCAATGTGGGCCACACCCAGGCCGCGGCGGGCGTGGGCAGCATCGTCAAGCTGGTGCTCGCGCTGCAACACGAGCGAATCCCCGCCACCCTGGGCGTGAGTGAGCCCTCGCCGCAGATCGATTGGGAACGAAGCGGTTTGGCGGTGCGTTCCCAGCCGATGCCGTGGCCGAAGGGCGATCGGCCGCGCCGCGCCGGTGTGAGCGCCTTCGGCCTCAGCGGCACGAACGCGCACCTGATCCTCGAGGAGGCTCCGCACGAGCCCACGGCGTCGGACCCGACGGTCGAGGACCCGAGTGTGCTGTTGCTGCCGATCTCGGCTCGCAGCCGGGACTCGCTGCACGGTCAGGCGCGACGGCTGCTCGACCTGGTCGTCGCCGATCCACGGCTGCGGCCCGGTCCGGTCTCGCGCGCTCTGGCTTTGCAGCGCACCCAGTTCGAGCGCCGCGCGGTCGTGGTGGCGAGCGATCGAGACGAGATGGTCGGCGCGCTGCGCGATCTGGTCGACGGACGGTCCTCGGCGAACGCCGTCGTCGGCGCCGGTCCGGTGCTCACCAACGCCAAGACCGCGTTCGTCTTTCCCGGACAGGGCATGCAGTGGGTCGGCATGGCCCGCGACATGCTCGCGTCCTCGGCGGAGTTCCGCGCCGAATTCGAGCAGTGCGACAAGGCTTTCGGCGCGCAAATCGGATGGTCGCTGGTGGACAGGCTGGCCACCATGACCGACGCCGATCTCGCCGACTTCCCGGTCGTGCAGCCGCTGCTGTTCGCGACGATGGCCGCGCTCGCGGCCACCTGGCGGGCGGCGGGTGTCATCCCGGACGCAGTGATCGGCCACAGTCAGGGCGAGATCGCCGCCGCCTACTGCGCCGGTGTCATCGAATTGGGTGACGCCGCACGGATCGTCCTCACGCGCAGCCGCCTGATGCAGGCCATCACCGAACCCGGCGCGATGGCGATGATCGGCCTGCCCGAGGCCGAAGTGAGCGAGCGGCTGGCGAGGTTCCACGGCCGGGTGTCCGTCGCGGCCGTCAATGTACGACGCTCGACGATCGTGGCGGGCGAGCAGGCCGCGGTGGCGGAACTGCTCGCCGAGATGGAGCGAGCGGGCATCTACACGCGGCTCGGCGCCACCGGTCCCGGCTTCGCCGGGCACTGCCGGTTGATCGAGTCCATCCGCGATCCGCTGCTCGCCGAGCTGGCGGACATGGTGGCGGATTCGCCGGTGACACAGTGGTATTCGACGGTGTCGGGCGAACCGATGGCCGACGAACCGATCGAACCCGGCTACTGGTACCGGAACGCGCGCGAGACAGTGCGATTCGCCGCCACGATCGAGCGCATGATCGCCGACGGGTTCCGGTATTTCGTCGAACTCGGCGTGCACCCGTCGCTGACCGCGGCCGTCAAGACGGTGTCGGAGGAACTGGCGCGCGAGGTGGTGGCCGTCGGTTCGCTGGTCAGGGACCAGGACGGACCGACCTGCTTGGCGAGGGCGCAAGCCGAACTGTATGTCGCGGGACACGACCTCGACTGGACCCGGCTGGTTCCCGAACACGGCCGGGTGGATCTGCCCACCTACGCCTTCGACGAGCGGCGGTTCTGGACCGACTCGGCGAGCCGGAACACCGCCGCGCTGGGCCTGGCGGATGTCGCGCACCCCGTCCTCGGCACCGCTGTGCCGCAACCGGATTCGGGCGGCGTGACACTGACCGGCCGACTGTCGCGCAGGCAGCACCCGTGGGTGACCGATCACGCGGGACCGAACGCGGTGCTGTTGCCCGGTGCGGCGCTGGTCGACCTGGCGATTCGGGCCGGTGACGAGGTGGACGCGCCGGTGCTGCGCGAGCTCGTGCTGCGCGCTCCACTGCTCGTCCCCGAGCGCGGATCCGCGCAGATCCAGACGGTGGTCGGCGGCCCCGACGCCGAGGACCGCACAACCGTGCGCGTCTACGCTCGCGACGAACAAGATCCGGATGCCCAGTGGATACTGCACGCCGAGGGTGCGCTGGCCGAAGAGTTCGAACCTAGTCCGCCACAGGCGGATTCGTCGGTGTGGCCGCCCGCCGGAGCGGTGCGCGTCGACGTCGGCGTCCTGTACGCGAAGCTGTTCGCGCGCGGGCACCACTACGGTCCGCTGTTCCGGGCGATGCGTGCGGCATGGCGACGCGACGACGAGATCTTCGTCGAAGTCGAGCTTCCCGAGTCGGCCCACGGTGACGCCGCGAAGTTCGGTATCCATCCGGCGCTGCTGGATGCCGCGTTGCACGCCACCGCGCTGTTCGCCGCGGACGGTGCGAATGCCTTGCTGCCCTTCGTGTGGACGGATGTCACGCTGTGGGCCTCCGGCGCGACCGCGCTGCGCGTCCGGCTCACCCGTTCGGGCTCCGATGGCGTCACCATGTCCGCGACCGATCGGACCGGACAGCCGGTGATTTCCGTGGGTTCGGTCCTGTCGCGTCCGGTGGCCGCCGCGCAGTGGGAGGCCGCCTCGCTCGGGCCCGCGTACCGTCGGCTGTTCCGGATGGAGTGGTCGCGGGTACCGCTGCCCGCGCCGAACCGGACGATCACGGTGAGCGAGTGGAATCTCGGCGACCCGGAGGTTGCCGACGCGATCGTTCTGCCGGTGCCCGAGGGTGATTCGCCGAGCGAGGTGCACGACACGGCGCGGCGGACACTTGCCGCGCTACAGAAAATGTTGGCGGACAATCGCTTCGAGCGTTCCACGGCGGTCGTTCGTACCCGTCGTGCGGTGGCGCTTCCCGGTGCGGACAGCCCGGATCCGGCGGGCGCGGTCGTGTGGGGACTGGTCCGCTCGGCGCAGTCGGAGAATCCGGGCCGGATCGTGCTGCTCGATACGGCCGACTCCGAAGTGGATCTCGCCGCCCTCCTCGCCACGGGCGAACAACAGCTCGCGGTGCGCGAGGGTGTGGCGTTCGTGCCGCGGCTGGCTCGGCTGGAGGCGCGGCGAGCGCCGGAGGGACGGGTGACGCTGGGGGAGGGCGCCGTGCTGATCACCGGTGCCCCGGGCCGGCTGGGTTCGGCGCTGGCCCGTCATCTGGCCGACGCCTACGATGCTCGCGACCTGGTGCTGGTCAGTCGTCGCGGCGTCGACGGCCCCGGCGGCGCGGAGTTGCGTGACGACCTGGAAAGCCGCGGCGTGCGTGTGCGTTTCGCGCGTTGCGATATCACCGACCGGTCGGCTCTGGCGCGATTGCTCGACGGCATGCCGCTCGCCGGTGTGGTGCACGCGGCGACCGTGCTGGACGACAGCACGCTCGGCGCGTTGACGCCCGACCGGCTGGCCGCCGTACTGCGCCCGAAAGTCGATGCGGCACAACATTTGCACGAGCTGACGGCGGACCGAAATCTGTCGATGTTCGTGCTGTTCTCCGCGGCGGGCGGCCTGTTCGGCACACCGGGCCAAGCCAACTACGCGGCGGCCAACGCCTACCTCGACGCGCTGGCGCTGCGTCGCCGGTCGCTCGGTCTGCCCGCGCAGTCGCTGGCCTGGGGCGCGTGGGAGGTCGACATGCACGACCACATGGCGCAGGCCGACATCCGGCGTATCGCGCGAGCGGGCATCCGCGCGTTCTCGGTGCCCGAGGGCATGGCCTGTTTCGATGCCGCGCTGCGGCTTGGCGATCCGATGCTGGTTCCCCTGCTGCTCGACACCGAGGTGCTGCGCCGCGCGTCGGCCGTCCCGCCGCTGCTGCGCGGACTCGTGCGTCGCGCGCCCCGGCGGGCCGCGGCCGATCGTGCGTCCGTCGACGCGGCGGCGGGATCGCGTTTCGCCGAACAACTGCGGGCGCTGCCGCGCGCGGAGGCGACGACCCTGGCGATCGCCGCGGTCACCGAGTGGACCGGGGACGTGCTCGGCCACACCGACGCAGAAACGGTCGCGCCCGGGCAGAGCTTCCAAAGCCTGGGCCTCGACTCCTTGATGGCGGTGGAACTGCGCAACAAGGTGCGCGAGCACACCGGGATCGCCGTGCCGCTCGGCTCGATTCTCGCCGAGCGGAGTCTCGCCGACCTCGCCGGCTACCTCGTCGAAGAAGTTCTGCGGCAGGCCGATTCCGCCGGAACGGACTCGGTCGCCGAGGTGCCCGAGGTCGAAGTGCTTCCGGTGACCAGGGACATGATGCGGCTGCTGCGAACCGAGCAACTCGGCATCCCGAGCGCCGCGCAGACCGGTGGCGTCGCCGTGCGGCTGGCCGCGCCGGTCACCCGGCCTGGTCTCGAGCAAGCGCTGGCGCGGCTGGCCCGCCGACATGCCGCGCTGCGCACCACTATTCGGCCCAGCGCCGAGCACGGTCGCCAGCTCGCGGTCCATCGCGAACCAGGGGAGCTGGCGGCGTGGCGCGATCTCGATCGGCTCGACGACGCCGTGATAGAGCGGTGTTTCCGAGAGCTGATGGCGCGGCCGTTCGATCTGGAGACGGGTCCGCTCTGGCGCTTCGAACTGCTCAATGCCGAAACTGGCGAGCAGGCAGTAGTTTTCGGAGCACACCACAGCATGAGCGATGTGCAGTCGATGCTGCTGGTCGCCGGCGAGCTCGCCGCGGAACTGTCCGGCGTCGAGCTCGGCGACACCGTGACGAACCGCGACATGCACCAGCTGCTGGCCGCGCAGTCCAGCGGCCGCGCCGAGGCGGATCCCGCGATCGCTCGGTGGCGCGACGCGTTCTCCGGATCGCGCAGGCTCGAACTGACGTTCGCGCATCCGCGTCCGGCCCGGCGGAGCTACGGCGCGGAGTCGATCGCGCTCGACATGCCCGCCAGGTTGCACGACCGGGTCGCGGACCGAGCTCGAGACCTGGGCATCACCCCGGCCGCGGTCTTCCTCGGCGCGCTGACCATTGCGCTGGCACGTCGGCAGCAGGTGGACCGGTTCGCGCTGGCGGTTCCGGTGGATACCCGCATGCACGCCGACGCGACCGATGCCGTCGGGTACTTCGGTGTGCCCGTGCCCTTCCCGGCCGCCGCGGCGGCCGGTGAACTCGTCACCGACGTGCTGCGGCGTACGGGCGAGCGGCTGCGGAATCTGCTTGCGCCCGGCGCGGGTTTCGCCGAGGTGCTCGCCGCGCTGGCCGCCGAGGGGCTCCACCGCGACAACGCGCCGATGATCGAGGTGTACTTCAATTACCTGCGCGCCAATTCGGCCGTCGCCCCCGCGGCGGTCGTTCCGGTGAGCACCGGGTATTCCGATCTCGATCTCATGGTCGCGGTGCTGCCCGACACCGGCCAGGTGTGGTTCACCTACAACAGCGACATCATCGACGCGCGGACGTGCGCCGAATTCGGCAGGGACTATCTGGAGACGGTCGCGGCGGTGGTCGCCGACCCCGGTGCGGCGGCGCGGCCCGAAACCGCTGGGCCGCACTCGGATTCCGGAATCCGTGCGGCGGTGGGCGCGACCTTCGCGCTCGGCAGGCTGCCCGAGCTGGTTACGGCGGCCTCCGACGCCACGGCGATCACCATCGTGGAGGCGCCGTATCACCATGTGCTGTCCTGCCTGCGCGACCCGTCGGGCGTTTTCGCGCAGCCGTCGACGGACGTGGGCATCATGCTGCTGCGCGCGGCGGACCTGGAACGGTTCGGCGAGATCTCCGACGACCTGCTCGCCGAGCTCGCCGCCGAATATCCCGCGGCCGTGCTCGACGTGGTCGAACGCACCCGTCGGCCGATCATCGTCGGCATCCTGCCTTCGGCCGGTTCGGCGGAGCGGCTGCTCGAATGGGAGCGGTCGGTCGCCGGACGCTTGCGCGATCGCCCCGGCGTCGCGGTGCTGGAAGCGGACGAGTGGACTCGCTATCACCCGGTGGACAACCCCTTCGACGACCGGACCGAGATCCTGGCGCACCTGCCCTTCACACCCGAATTCCAGGCGGCGGTGGCCCTCACCCTGGTCGCGACCGCGACCGCCGTGACAGAGCCCGCGCCGAAGGTCATCGCCGTGGACGGCGACGACACGCTGTGGAGCGGTACGGCAGGTGAGATCGGCTCCGGCGCTGTCGTTTTCGATGAAGCGCGGCAAGCCCTGGCTCGGCGGCTGCTGGAATGGCGCTCGGCGGGAACACTGCTCGCGCTGGTGTCCAACAACGGCGAGGACATCGTCCACGCGATCCTCGACCGGCCCGACAGCCCGCTGGGCCGTGCGCATTTCGCCGCCGTGTCCGCGGGCTGGGACGGTAAGCCCGAGCGGCTGGAACAGATCGCACGCACACTGCGGCTGGGGCTCGACAGCTTCTGCTACCTCGACGACAACCCGGTCGAAGTGGCGCGGATGCGCGCGGCGCTGCCCGAGGTGCTGTCGGTGACGTGTCCGCCCGCCGAGGAACTGGAGCCGTTCCTGTCGCGACTGTGGCCGATGGTTCCGGTCGCGGCGACGGCCGAAGACCGTGCGCGGGCCGACTTCTATCGGCAAGAGGGCGAACGCGACAGCGTCCGCGCCACCACGGAATTCGCGGAATTCCTCGCGGGGCTGGACCTCGAGGTCGATATCGAGCCGCTGACCGACGACACCCTGGCGCGTGCTCGACAGCTCGTCCGCCGGACCAATCAGTTCACCCTCGCCGAAGTGACCACCGACGATCTCGACAGGTGGCGCGCCGAAGGCGAGGTGTGGACGGCGACGGCGCGCGACCGCTTCGGCGACTACGGCCTGATCTCGGTGCTCGCACTCCGGGCGAAGCCGGACGGGCTCCGGATTCGCGGCTGGCAACTCAGCTGCCGCGCTCTCGGTCGCGGCGTCGAGGAACGGCTGCTGGCTTGGGTGGCGGATCGGGCCGACGCTCTCGGCCGCTCGACGGTACGCATGTCGGTCGAGCGCACCGCCCGGAACGAACCCGCTCGGCGGTTGGCCGCACGGTTGATCGGTGGATCCGCCGACCAGCGACTGGATGTGTCGGTGACTCCCCAGCGACTGCGGGAGTTCCGGTCCTGGGATGCCGCGGCGCGAGGAGAGGACGTGGACCGGTGA